The following nucleotide sequence is from Azoarcus sp. CIB.
ACCCCGGCCTGGACACCCGCCGAAGCGCACGCCCCCAACACCGCAACGATGAGAAGATTTCGCCACACGTCCGCACCCCGTTTGCTTTTTAGTTGAGCGTACGGCCTCCCCCGGAATCGCATCTTTCCGGCGCCGCTGGCGCCTTCGACGAGCCCCATCGGGCGGTCGCGCGGGGGAAGAAGACATAGCCGAACCGTGCAGCTTTCGCACGGGATTTCGACCGGCGCGGTCGGGCCATATCTCAATCCATTATATGTATCTTTCCGCCAAGTTCCGTCCTAATGTGTAGTGAGAATCAGTTCTGGCCGGTCGGACGCATCCTGCGATCGCGTCCGTGTATGTGCATCGGATTCATGGCAGGGAGGGCGCGCAGCATGTTGCGAGAAATCACTCTTGCCGCGCTGACGACGGCAACTCTGACACTTGCGCCCGCGATCTCGGCGGGAACCCCCTCACCGCCGAACGCCGAGGCCTACATCCTGTGGCCACCCGACGGAGCGGTCATCGTCGGGGGCAAGCTCTGGGTGCGGATGGGCCTGCGCAACATGGGTGTTGCGCCGAAAGGCGTCGAGATGCCCAATGTCGGCCACCATCACCTGCTCATCGACACGGAATTGACGACCGAGGGCGAGATTCCGTCCGACCGGAATCACCTTCATTTCGGCGCCGGCGAGACCGAGGCGCGCATCGAACTGCCGCCGGGAAAGCACACGCTGCAGATGCTCCTGGGCGATCACAGGCACGTCCCGCACGAGCCGCCGGTGCATTCGAAAAAGATCACGATCACCGTGCGTTGAACAGGCGGCCCAACCACGTCGCGGCAGCTTAGGTTTCAACATCACGCAGTAAGGAACTGGGAGCGAATCCATGTACAAGCCGTTCGTTGCCGCCATCGCGGCCTTGCTGCTATCGGATTTCGCGCTCGCCGGCAGCACGCCCGCCCCGGCGAATGCTTATCTTTACATCGGCTGGCCGGTCGACGGCCAGGTCATGCCGGCCGGAAAACCGTTCAAGGTGTGGTTCGGGCTGCGCAACATGGGTGTTGCGCCGAAAGGCGTCGTATTCCCCAATACGGGCCACCACCACCTGCTGATCGACACGGAGCTGCCAGCGGCGGACCAGGAAATCCCATCGGACCGGAACCACCTGCATTTCGGCTCGGGTGAGACCGAGGCCATGGTGGAACTGGCGCCGGGCAAGCACACGCTGCAGTTGTTGATGGGCGACGACAAGCACGTTCCCCACAACCCTCCGGTTCACTCGAAGAAGATCTCGATCACCGTGCGGTGAGGGATTCTCCTCAGAAAGCAGCCGCATCGAACGCGGCCACCGCCCCCCCTGCCTCGCGCACCGTGCGGCCGTACGCTGCGGCCTGCGGCGCGGAACTCGCCATATAGAAACGCGCAAGGTCGATGAGACTCGCGTGATAGCACGCATCGCCCTCCCCGGCAGCCATCCTGCGTCGTGCCGCGAGCGCCATACGCGCCATCTGCCAGCTCCCGCAGACGGTGCCGAGCAGGTGCAGGAAAGGCACCGCGCCGGCGAGGACGTCGCCGAATCGATCCTTCCCGGTCGCAAGCAGCCAGTGGGTCGTCTCGTTGAGCGAGGCGATGTTTTCGGCGAGCGCGTCGGCGATGGCGCCGAATCCCGCCTCGCCCCGCAAGCTCGTGACGGTCTCGCGCAACTCGGCGATCAGCTCGAACAGCGTCTCGCCGCCTTCGCGCAGGATCTTGCGGCCGACCAGGTCGTTCGCCTGGATGCCGGTCGTGCCCTCGTAGATCGTGATGATGCGCGAATCGCGCGCGAACTGCGCGATGCCGGTCTCCTCGACGAAGCCCATGCCGCCGAACACCTGGATCGCGTCCCAGCAGGCCTGCTGGCCGACCTCGGTGCACCAGCCCTTCGCGACCGGCATCAGCAGGTCGACGTAGCGCTGCGCCTTGCCCGCGACCGCCGCGTCCGGGTGATGGTGGGCGGTGTCGAACCACGCCGCCGCCGTATACAGCAGCGCACGCATCGCCATCACCCGCGCGCGCAGGGACAGCAGCATGCGCTTGACGTCGGGATGGCACAGGATGGGCTTGCCGGCCTCGCCGGTGATCGCGTCGCGCCCCTGCACGCGTTCGCGCGCATAGGCGAGCGCCATCTGGTAGGCGCGCTCGGCAAGGCCCGCGCCTTGCACACCGACGCCGAAGCGGGCCTCGTTCATCATGATGAACATGGTTTCCAGCCCGCGATTCGGCTCGCCGACCAGCCAGCCGACCGCCCCGCCCGCATCGCCGTAGCTCATCGTGCACGTCGGGCTGCCGTGGATGCCCATCTTGTGCTCGATCGAAATGCAACGCACGTCGTTCTTGGCGCCGGGCCTGCCGTCGGCGTCGAGCAGGTATTTCGGCACCAGGAACAGCGACAGCCCCTTCACGCCCGCCGGCGCATCCGGCAGGCGGGCGAGCACGAGGTGGACGATGTTTTCCGTCAGCTCGTGCTCACCCCAGGAGATGAAGATCTTCTGGCCGAAGACACGGTACGTGCCGTCCGCCACCGGCTCGGCGCGGGCGCGCGTCGCCGCGAGGTCGGAACCCGCCTGCGGTTCGGTGAGGTTCATGGTGCTGCCCCACTCGCCGCTCACGACCTTGGGCAGCCAGGTCTGCTTCAGTGCGTCGCTCGCGGCGATGCGCAGCGCTTCGGCCTGGCTCACGTTGAGCTGCGGCAGCATCGTGAAGGCCATGTTGGTGGAGAACCACATTTCCCACACGGGCGTGGACACCAGCTTGGGTAGCCCCTGCCCGCCGTGCTCGACCGGCAGCGACAGCCCGATCCAACCGGCCTCGACGTACTGTTGCCACGCCTCCTTCCAGCCGTCCGGGGTCGTCACGCGCCCGTCCACCTCCAGCCGGCAGCCCTGCAGATCGCCGGCACGGTTGATCGGTGCGAGCACGCCGGCGGCGAACTTGCCCGCCTCCTCCAGGATCGCCTCGACGACGTCGGGCGTCGCCTCCTCGCAGCCCGGCAGCGCGGTGACGGCGTCGAGCCCCGCGAGCTCACGCAGGATGAAGTGCATGTCGCGCAAGGGCGCGGCGTAGTCGGTCATGCTTCAGTCTCCGGATGCATCTCGTAGGGCGGGAGGAGCGAAGCGCATCCCGCCACACAACAGTCCAGCAACCCCAGTCGCCAGCTTCATTGGAACACTCAACCCGCGACTCGATGGTTCATGCGATTTCAGCGCGGTGCGAGCCGGATCGCCCCATCCAGCCGGATCGTCTCGCCGTTGAGCATCGCATTCTCGACGATGGAGCGCGCAAGTTGCGCATACTCGGCCGGCTCGCCCAGCCGCGGCGGGAAGGGCACGGACTCTCCGAGCGACTTCTGCACGTCCTCGGGCAGCCCTTTCATCATCGGCGTCAGGAACAGGCCCGGCGCGATCGTCACGACACGGATGCCGAAACGCGCCAGTTCGCGCGCGATCGGCAGGGTCATCGACACGATGCCGCCCTTCGACGCCGCGTAGCCGGCCTGCCCGATCTGACCGTCGTAGGCCGCGACCGATGCGGTGTTGATGATCACGCCACGCTCGCCGCCGGCGTTCGCCGCGCCCTTCGCCATCGCGTCGGAGGCGATGCGGATCATGTTGAAGGTGCCGACGAGGTTGATGTTCACGATGCGGCTGAAGGCGTCGAGCGGATGCGGGCCATCCTTGCCCAGCACCTTCGCGGCCGTGCCGATGCCGGCGCAGTTGATGAGCCCCTGCAGCGCGCCGAAGCGTGACACGGCGAGTTCCACGCAGCCGCGCGCGTCGGTCTCGGAGGAGACGTCGGTGCGATGGAAGGCCGCGCGCGCGCCGAGTTCGTCGGCGAGCTTCTCGCCTGCCGCGGCGTTGAGGTCGGCGATGACCACGTTGGCGCCGGCGGCGTGGAAGGCGCGCGCGGTCGCTTCACCGAGGCCGGAAGCGCCGCCGGTGACGATGAAGGTGCTGTTTTCGAGTTGCATGCAATAGTCCCTGATTCGCTTTCGTAGGGCGGGAGGAGCCGAAGGCGTATCCCGCCAGTTCAACCGTGCTCGCCGGTACAACCGCTGTATGGCGGGATGCGCTTCGCTCCTCCCGCCCTACGCGTTGCCGTTCTCGACGACGATCGCCACGCCCTGCCCGCCGCCGCAGCAGGCCGACGACACACCGAACTGCAGCCCGGCCTCGCGCAGCTCGCGCGCCACCGTCGTCGTCAGGCGCACGCCCGACGCGCCGAGCGGATGCCCGATCGCGATCGCGCCGCCATGCACGTTGGTCTTGTCGCGGTCGAGCCCGAGCTCCCGCTCGCACGCGAGATACTGCGCGCCGAAGGCCTCGTTGATCTCGACGCGCCCCAGATCGCCCACTTTCAGCCCGGCCCGTGCCGCGGCCACGCGGATCGACGGCGCCGGCCCGATGCCCATGATCTCCGGCGGCACCGCGACCGACGCGCCGGCGACGATGCGCGCCAGCGGCTTCACGCCGTGTGCCCGCACCCAGTCGCCGTGCGCGACGATCACCGCCGCCGCGCCGTCGACGATCGCCGAGCTGTTGCCGCCGGTCTGCACGCCGCCGAATGCCGGCTTCAGTTTCTGCAGGGTTTCCAGCGAGGTCGGACGCACGTGGCCGTCGCGATCCACGCACTCGACGCGGTCGGCGAGCTTCAGCGCGCGCGGGTTGTAGCCCGGAAGCACCCAGTTGGAATTGACGACCGACGCGACCTCGCCGGCGAAATACCCCGAATCCCACGCCGCACACGCGCGTGCGAAGCTCTGCGCGGCGAAGTGGTCGACCTCTTCGCGCGAGATGCCGTAGCGCTTGGCGAGATTCTCGGCGGTGTCGCCCATGCTGTCGCCCGGTGCGGTGTCCTTGGTCGCCTCCCACAGGAAGTCGCGGAAGTCGAGCTGCCCCATGCGGAAGCCCGCGCGGTGCGTGTAGGCGGCGATCGGGTTGCGCGACATCGACTCGGTGCCCACGCACAGCGCGACCTTCGCCTTGCCCAGCGTGATCTGGTCGGCGGCGGCGAGGATGGTCTCGAAGCCGGTGCCGCACAGTCGCTGCACCAGCAGCGCCGGCACGGCCGGATTCACGCCCGCATACAGGCCGATGTGGCGCGGCAGGAAATAGGCATCGAAGCTCGCCTGCGCCATGTTGCCGGCGACGATCGCATCGACCTCGCCCGCGGGGATGCCGCTGCGCTCGAACAGCGCGCGCGCGGCGAAGATGCCCAGGTCGGTCGGCGACACGTCGCGCAGCGGGCCGTTGTAGTCGGCAAACGGCGTGCGCTGCCCCGCCACCAGCCAGATGTCGTCGTAGGCGCGCGCTTGCGCCGCGGCTTCGGATGCTGCGTAAGGATTCGTCATCGCTGCGGTCCCTGTCCCTTGCGTTGCAGGAAATGCCCGATGCGCTCGGCGACTTCCGGGCTGGTCTGTGTCAGTGCGGCGGTCAGCGACTCGACGAAGAGGCCGTCGTCGCTCGCCAGGTTATCGATGCGCGCGACGGCCGTGACCATCGCCCAGTTCGCCATCGGCGCGTTCTCGGCGATGCGGCGCGCGAGCTGCTGCGCCTTCGCCAGCGCCTCGCCGGGGCCGACGAGGTAGTGCGACAGGCCGAGGCGCTGCCCCTCGTCGGATTCGAGGATGCGTCCAGTCAGCATCATTTCGCACATGCGCCCTGCACCGATGAGCTTCGCGACGCGCACCGAAGCGCCCCCGCCGACGAAGATCCCGTGGCGCCCTTCGGGCAGCTGGTAGATCGTGTTCGGCTCCGCAACGCGTACGTGGGTCGCCGTCGCCAACTCCAGCCCGCCGCCGATCACCGCGCCGTGCAGCGCCGCGACGACCGGGATGCCGCCGTTCTGGACGCGGTCGAACACGCGGTGCCAGCTGCGCGAGTGCTGCATCACGCCGAAGGGGTCGCGGTGCTGGTGCTCCGTGAGATCCAGCCCGGCGCAGAAGTGAGCCCCCTCGCCGCCGAGGACGATGGCCCGCGTCCCTTCGGGTACGGCCGCGAAAGCGGCATCGATCGCGTTGAGCAGACCGTCGCTGATGGCGTTGCGCTTCGCAGGCCGCGCCAGCATCACCGTGTAGATGTTGTTTTCGAATGAGGTCTTAACCAGTTCTTCGCTCATGGGGCGATCCTTTCCACTTGTCGTGCCGCCTTTGACCGGGCGGCTCCGGTTCATGCAGTGACGACGGTCTTGTCCGGCATTTCCGCGTATAGGACCTCGACGAGATCCTTGCGCCGCGTCAGCACCGCACGCTGATTGATGTAGCCCTTGTCGGTGATC
It contains:
- a CDS encoding acyl-CoA dehydrogenase; amino-acid sequence: MTDYAAPLRDMHFILRELAGLDAVTALPGCEEATPDVVEAILEEAGKFAAGVLAPINRAGDLQGCRLEVDGRVTTPDGWKEAWQQYVEAGWIGLSLPVEHGGQGLPKLVSTPVWEMWFSTNMAFTMLPQLNVSQAEALRIAASDALKQTWLPKVVSGEWGSTMNLTEPQAGSDLAATRARAEPVADGTYRVFGQKIFISWGEHELTENIVHLVLARLPDAPAGVKGLSLFLVPKYLLDADGRPGAKNDVRCISIEHKMGIHGSPTCTMSYGDAGGAVGWLVGEPNRGLETMFIMMNEARFGVGVQGAGLAERAYQMALAYARERVQGRDAITGEAGKPILCHPDVKRMLLSLRARVMAMRALLYTAAAWFDTAHHHPDAAVAGKAQRYVDLLMPVAKGWCTEVGQQACWDAIQVFGGMGFVEETGIAQFARDSRIITIYEGTTGIQANDLVGRKILREGGETLFELIAELRETVTSLRGEAGFGAIADALAENIASLNETTHWLLATGKDRFGDVLAGAVPFLHLLGTVCGSWQMARMALAARRRMAAGEGDACYHASLIDLARFYMASSAPQAAAYGRTVREAGGAVAAFDAAAF
- a CDS encoding thiolase family protein, producing MTNPYAASEAAAQARAYDDIWLVAGQRTPFADYNGPLRDVSPTDLGIFAARALFERSGIPAGEVDAIVAGNMAQASFDAYFLPRHIGLYAGVNPAVPALLVQRLCGTGFETILAAADQITLGKAKVALCVGTESMSRNPIAAYTHRAGFRMGQLDFRDFLWEATKDTAPGDSMGDTAENLAKRYGISREEVDHFAAQSFARACAAWDSGYFAGEVASVVNSNWVLPGYNPRALKLADRVECVDRDGHVRPTSLETLQKLKPAFGGVQTGGNSSAIVDGAAAVIVAHGDWVRAHGVKPLARIVAGASVAVPPEIMGIGPAPSIRVAAARAGLKVGDLGRVEINEAFGAQYLACERELGLDRDKTNVHGGAIAIGHPLGASGVRLTTTVARELREAGLQFGVSSACCGGGQGVAIVVENGNA
- a CDS encoding crotonase/enoyl-CoA hydratase family protein, yielding MSEELVKTSFENNIYTVMLARPAKRNAISDGLLNAIDAAFAAVPEGTRAIVLGGEGAHFCAGLDLTEHQHRDPFGVMQHSRSWHRVFDRVQNGGIPVVAALHGAVIGGGLELATATHVRVAEPNTIYQLPEGRHGIFVGGGASVRVAKLIGAGRMCEMMLTGRILESDEGQRLGLSHYLVGPGEALAKAQQLARRIAENAPMANWAMVTAVARIDNLASDDGLFVESLTAALTQTSPEVAERIGHFLQRKGQGPQR
- a CDS encoding DUF4399 domain-containing protein, with protein sequence MYKPFVAAIAALLLSDFALAGSTPAPANAYLYIGWPVDGQVMPAGKPFKVWFGLRNMGVAPKGVVFPNTGHHHLLIDTELPAADQEIPSDRNHLHFGSGETEAMVELAPGKHTLQLLMGDDKHVPHNPPVHSKKISITVR
- a CDS encoding DUF4399 domain-containing protein, which translates into the protein MLREITLAALTTATLTLAPAISAGTPSPPNAEAYILWPPDGAVIVGGKLWVRMGLRNMGVAPKGVEMPNVGHHHLLIDTELTTEGEIPSDRNHLHFGAGETEARIELPPGKHTLQMLLGDHRHVPHEPPVHSKKITITVR
- a CDS encoding 3-hydroxyacyl-CoA dehydrogenase, which codes for MQLENSTFIVTGGASGLGEATARAFHAAGANVVIADLNAAAGEKLADELGARAAFHRTDVSSETDARGCVELAVSRFGALQGLINCAGIGTAAKVLGKDGPHPLDAFSRIVNINLVGTFNMIRIASDAMAKGAANAGGERGVIINTASVAAYDGQIGQAGYAASKGGIVSMTLPIARELARFGIRVVTIAPGLFLTPMMKGLPEDVQKSLGESVPFPPRLGEPAEYAQLARSIVENAMLNGETIRLDGAIRLAPR